In Colias croceus chromosome 26, ilColCroc2.1, one DNA window encodes the following:
- the LOC123703563 gene encoding delta(24)-sterol reductase-like, which yields MTAVQPESLVEYLVIEYRWLLAVTVLMPLSFLWKIWSFARNYVVFKLNTAPRAHEKKVKDVQRQVKTWLTGDRSTRLCTARPSWQTMSFRRGLYKKTFTNIHIDLVDILEVDTENMTVRCEPLVTMGQVSKTLEPLGLALAVVPELDQLTVGGLVMGTGVETSSHVHGLFQHICVQYELVLADGSVVTCSKDQNADLFYAVPWSYGTLGFLTSATIKVVPAKKYVRLEYHPFHNLSDLANKFRQESLKDRPNQFTEALLYDKDSGVVMTGDMVDEIGSDGQFNPIGKWYSEWFFTQVEKFLTRKNQKSNVEYIPLRDYYHRHTRSFFWELRDIIPFGNHLLFRLLFGWLMPPEVSLLKLTQPKSVTKLYNKAHVIQDMLVPIQSLESAVQVFHKEFEVYPIWLCPLKLFNNPGQLKIRSGREWEMFVDIGVYGVPKADGFETVSSTRRIEKFVTQHNGYQMLYADTYTTRDEFRDMFDHTLYDKIRDTLPYCKDAFPEIYGKVNRDVRK from the exons ATGACTGCAGTGCAGCCAGAATCATTAGTTGAATATCTCGTAATTGAGTACAGATGGCTCCTTGCTGTAACGGTTTTGATGCCCCTTTCATTCCTGTGGAAGATCTGGTCATTTGCAAGAAACTATGTGGTTTTCAAACTGAACACAGCTCCTCGAGCACACGAGAAAAAAGTTAAGGATGTTCAAAGGCAG GTAAAAACCTGGTTAACTGGTGACCGCAGCACGCGACTATGTACCGCTCGACCATCATGGCAGACCATGTCTTTCAGACGAGGACTGTATAAGAAAACTTTCACGAATATACATATTGATCTCGTAGATATACTAGAAGTGGATACTGAGAATATG acGGTACGATGCGAGCCTTTAGTCACGATGGGTCAAGTATCGAAAACATTAGAACCATTGGGTCTTGCGTTAGCTGTGGTCCCAGAGTTGGACCAGCTTACAGTGGGAGGGCTGGTGATGGGGACGGGGGTGGAGACGTCGTCACACGTTCATGGATTGTTCCAGCACATTTGTGTCCAGTATGAGCTCGTTTTAGCTGATGGGTCTGTGGTAACGTGCAGTAAG GATCAAAACGCTGACTTATTTTATGCTGTACCATGGTCATATGGAACTTTAGGCTTCTTAACATCTGCGACTATAAAAGTGGTTCCGGCAAAGAA GTATGTTCGTCTGGAATACCATCCCTTCCACAATTTATCAGATCTGGCAAATAAATTTAGACAGGAGTCTCTTAAAGATAGACCTAACCAGTTTACTGAAGCTCTTCTTTACGATAAAGATAGTGGTGTTGTGATGACAGGTGATATGGTAGATGAAATTGGTAGTGATGGACAG TTTAACCCTATTGGCAAGTGGTATTCTGAATGGTTTTTCACGCAAGTAGAGAAATTTTTGACTAGAAAGAACCAGAAAAGCAATGTGGAGTACATTCCTCTTCGGGACTACTATCATAGACACACGCGCAGCTTCTTTTGGGAATTGCGG gaTATAATCCCATTCGGCAATCACCTGTTGTTCCGTCTCCTATTCGGTTGGTTGATGCCTCCAGAGGTATCTCTACTGAAGCTTACTCAACCAAAATCCGTCactaagctttataataaagcGCACGTTATACAAGACATGCTGGTGCCAATTCAATCCTTAGAAAGCGCGGTACAAGTATTCCATAAAGAGTTTGAA GTATATCCAATATGGTTGTGTCccttaaaattgtttaataatcCAGGACAGCTAAAAATCCGTTCTGGCCGGGAGTGGGAAATGTTCGTAGATATCGGCGTTTATGGAGTGCCTAAAGCTGATGGCTTTGAAACG GTATCATCGACGAGGCGAATCGAAAAATTCGTCACTCAGCATAATGGTTATCAAATGTTGTATGCAGACACGTATACTACCCGAGACGAGTTCAGAGATATGTTTGATCACACGCTGTACGACAAGATACGAGATACACTGCCGTACTGTAAAGATGCTTTTCCAGAAATATATGGGAAAGTTAATAGAGATgttaggaaataa
- the LOC123703566 gene encoding alpha-crystallin B chain-like, whose protein sequence is MSLWPAARPLFGDEVVLRSIDWLENFPWRNESSMRAENSKYEIRMNLKDFKPEEITIKTTDGFIVVEGKQEEKKDEHGYVSRHFVRRYAIPEGVKAESVESRLTVDGVLVIAIPRKEKIKRDTIIPVTHEGVKSKL, encoded by the coding sequence ATGTCTCTGTGGCCGGCGGCAAGACCATTATTTGGGGATGAAGTTGTTCTAAGATCTATCGATTGGCTGGAAAATTTCCCTTGGAGAAACGAAAGCTCTATGAGGGCAGAAAATAGTAAATATGAAATTCGAATGAATCTTAAGGACTTTAAACCCGAAGAGATAACCATCAAAACAACGGACGGATTTATCGTTGTTGAAGGTAAgcaagaagaaaaaaaagatGAGCATGGCTATGTTTCTAGACATTTCGTTCGAAGGTACGCTATACCCGAAGGTGTTAAAGCAGAAAGTGTTGAGTCGAGACTTACTGTGGATGGCGTATTGGTTATAGCCATTCCAcgtaaagaaaaaattaagcGTGACACTATCATACCAGTTACTCATGAAGGTGTTAAATCTAAACTATAA
- the LOC123703565 gene encoding LOW QUALITY PROTEIN: carbonyl reductase [NADPH] 3-like (The sequence of the model RefSeq protein was modified relative to this genomic sequence to represent the inferred CDS: deleted 2 bases in 1 codon; substituted 1 base at 1 genomic stop codon) produces MEKKIAVVTGANKGLGFALVKGLCEKLNGTVYLTSRDEKRGIQARNELNKIGLKPEYCQLDVTEEDSIQKYITNIKSKQEKKDILINNAGILFLKDAPEPKVFQAEQTIKVNFSSLVNFTEAILPFLNDNGCILNISSSSGHLSRIPSEDIRKRLSATDLSLEELKTLMQEYLDAVKQNKEVEQWGSSPRDVXYVVSKVGVNAYTFMLNRRLKNRGIRVNCVHPGYVMSDMTKGVGSISPDDAAVVPLQIALNPEDGGLFVWHDGSRVPWDGPDPRGYMDKMM; encoded by the exons ATGGAAAAGAAAATTGCTGTTGTGACTGGGGCGAATAAAGGGTTGGGCTTTGCTTTAGTAAAAGGGCTCTGCGAGAAACTAAATGGAACAGTTTATTTAACTTCAAGAGATGAAAAAAGAGGCATTCAAGCGcgaaatgaattaaataaaatcgggCTTAAACCTGAATATTGTCAACTGGATGTAACAGAAGAAGATAgcattcaaaaatatattactaatattaaaagtaaacagGAAAAAAAAgacatattaataaacaatgcAGGAATACTGTTCCTTAAAGATGCGCCAGAACCCAAAGTCTTTCAAGCAGAACAAACAATCAAAGTTAACTTCTCTTCTTTGGTGAATTTTACTGAAGCTATATTGccatttttaaatgataacgGTTGTATCTTAAACATATCCAGTTCTTCTGGTCATTTATCGAGAATACCTTCCGAAGATATACGAAAAAGATTAAGCGCGACTGATTTGAGTTTAGAGGAATTAAAAACGTTAATGCAAGAATATTTAGATGCtgtgaaacaaaataaagagGTGGAACAATGGGGATCTTCACCA CGTGACGTATGATACGTCGTATCTAAAGTTGGCGTCAATGCATACACCTTCATGTTAAATAGAAGACTGAAGAACAGAG GTATTCGCGTTAATTGCGTACATCCCGGCTATGTGATGTCAGACATGACAAAGGGAGTCGGTTCTATAAGCCCTGATGATGCTGCAGTAGTTCCTTTGCAAATTGCTTTGAATCCTGAAGACGGAGGCTTGTTTGTATGGCATGATGGTTCCCGCGTCCCTTGGGACGGACCTGACCCTAGAGGCTATATGGATAAGATGATGTAA
- the LOC123703564 gene encoding uncharacterized protein LOC123703564, producing the protein MDEVVSGVFRQLSPTNFSLGSMHWVHVTHINDPHNFYVRLTYLSEFLTEKICTNLAGRGALKKPDNIYQGDVVVYKNTKRQCEQYIRGKIIGIVEQEDTCLYDIFAVDYGFIDSKVKSKNIWTSSNICLQVPPLSMCCELEHCQPVKDSAWTNKTIEAMKSCVGRERAKIIIKGKNNNKLTVELINTYPDDIATMLAITGFSTFGYVKPAAAVSRLGHPTPKKIYYSQKNLKIDDKLHVRVQFGKTLQEFFVAEKCDYAKYLKHKEEISRNAKLSKALISEELTENMPVLVTLDHVNYERGLIKKVTIPESKALIDFVDLGKSMELSILKLKQISERLLYPPISMRCCTIENQIWLNQLHKLLHLGNEFYVTLKKLGNELEPHVVLISQH; encoded by the coding sequence ATGGATGAAGTAGTAAGTGGTGTTTTTCGTCAATTATCTCCTACAAATTTTTCTTTAGGATCAATGCATTGGGTTCATGTAACCCATATAAATGATCCGCATAACTTTTACGTACGATTGACGTATTTAAGTGAATTTTTAACTGAGAAGATTTGTACTAATCTAGCCGGCCGCGGCGCACTAAAGAAGCCTGATAATATATATCAGGGAGACGTAGTTGTGtacaaaaatactaaaagGCAATGTGAACAGTATATAAGGGGTAAAATAATTGGTATCGTTGAACAAGAAGATACTTGTTTGTACGACATATTTGCAGTAGACTATGGTTTTATTGACAGTAAAGTAAAATCGAAAAATATATGGACAAGCAGTAATATTTGCTTGCAAGTACCACCATTATCTATGTGCTGTGAGTTGGAACACTGTCAACCTGTAAAAGACAGTGCATGGACGAACAAAACTATTGAAGCCATGAAGTCATGTGTGGGCAGGGAACGAgcaaagataattatcaaaggaaaaaataacaacaagcTGACTGTAGAACTGATTAATACATACCCTGATGACATAGCAACAATGCTTGCAATAACTGGCTTCTCCACATTTGGATATGTCAAACCAGCTGCAGCTGTTAGCAGACTTGGGCATCCTACaccaaagaaaatatattattcccAAAAGAATCTGAAGATTGATGATAAACTTCATGTAAGAGTTCAATTTGGGAAAACTTTACAAGAATTTTTTGTTGCCGAAAAGTGTGattatgcaaaatatttaaaacataaagaaGAAATATCAAGAAATGCTAAACTTTCGAAAGCTTTAATAAGTGAAGAGTTAACAGAAAATATGCCGGTTCTGGTCACACTGGACCATGTGAATTATGAAAGAGGATTAATTAAGAAAGTTACCATTCCAGAATCAAAAGCACTGATTGACTTTGTAGATTTAGGAAAATCAATGGAATTgtcaattttgaaattaaaacaaatctcGGAGAGACTTCTATATCCTCCGATAAGCATGCGTTGTTGTACCATTGAAAATCAAATTTGGCTTAATCAATTACATAAACTTTTACATCTCGGTAATGAATTTtatgttacattaaaaaaacttgGCAATGAATTAGAACCTCATGTTGTCCTTATATCACAACATTGA